Proteins from a genomic interval of Pseudodesulfovibrio nedwellii:
- a CDS encoding N-acetylneuraminate synthase family protein yields MNNNSKPVYIKGQPVGDGCPAVFLAEINSAFDTDMEQGQRMIRSASEAGADFLKAEILCSTDIVLNDGSRFEYEYGDNGERTSETWYDIVARKVNPLSFYESLFEYSRSLNLEFIVSVYDLASVEFLADMQAAALKIPSSNLNHEPLIVAAAKTSIPLILDTNKAYTSDIARALLWCEQQGNSNVVLNHHPGSGPAPAEQHNLNYIRHLKQTFGVPVGLSCHYVGDEILYAALGAGANLLEKPISFDPSHKDLDTVFAANIDDLPSILAKVRACSAALGDGKPRAYMPDRELDQWMGVIAQKDITPGDKLTTDNCRFSWPCKGISVEDWSKIEGRTVVHDIFADHPVRWGDVSFD; encoded by the coding sequence ATGAACAACAACAGTAAGCCTGTGTATATCAAAGGTCAGCCGGTAGGCGACGGCTGTCCGGCAGTGTTTCTTGCCGAGATTAATTCGGCGTTTGATACGGATATGGAACAGGGTCAACGCATGATTCGGTCAGCCTCCGAAGCCGGTGCAGATTTTCTCAAAGCTGAAATCCTTTGTTCCACAGATATAGTACTCAATGACGGGTCTCGATTTGAATACGAATATGGTGACAACGGCGAGCGGACCTCGGAGACATGGTACGATATCGTTGCCCGTAAGGTTAATCCTCTTTCTTTTTATGAATCACTTTTCGAATACAGTCGCTCATTGAATTTGGAATTTATAGTTTCAGTTTATGATTTGGCATCCGTAGAATTTTTGGCTGACATGCAGGCTGCGGCACTCAAGATTCCTTCTTCAAATTTGAATCACGAGCCTTTGATTGTGGCAGCGGCCAAGACTTCAATCCCTTTGATTCTTGATACCAACAAGGCGTACACAAGTGACATTGCAAGGGCTTTGCTTTGGTGTGAACAACAAGGGAACTCTAATGTCGTTTTAAATCATCATCCAGGGAGTGGTCCGGCTCCTGCTGAACAGCATAATTTGAATTATATTAGACATCTGAAGCAGACGTTTGGTGTGCCAGTAGGGCTTTCCTGTCACTATGTGGGAGACGAGATATTGTATGCGGCATTGGGAGCCGGTGCGAATCTTTTGGAAAAACCCATCAGTTTCGATCCTTCACACAAGGATCTGGATACCGTATTTGCGGCTAATATCGATGATTTGCCAAGCATTTTAGCGAAAGTTCGTGCCTGTTCCGCGGCTTTGGGTGATGGCAAGCCAAGAGCATATATGCCGGATAGGGAGCTTGATCAGTGGATGGGGGTAATCGCTCAGAAAGACATTACTCCTGGTGACAAGTTAACCACGGATAATTGTCGTTTTTCATGGCCCTGCAAAGGGATATCTGTAGAAGACTGGTCAAAAATTGAAGGGCGTACAGTCGTTCATGATATTTTCGCAGACCATCCTGTGAGGTGGGGTGATGTCAGTTTTGACTAA
- a CDS encoding phosphotransferase translates to MSVLTNAPAFSSLDIQPIQFVVDVPSYRGETIIEAAKQFSVLGDDIQIEGAAWPDELGNNMYRITGKGGTYILKIKAVPDVERLKLSEGIYRFLDKKSPDVLIPLCTNKGEMYPLAGDGRVIECLPYIDGHHFQDEPQCLIKLGEALKRLHQVLEQMPLSHDVAASSEIWEQRLDKGRAALAEGIACSRNDDLNNWLDRNKDYLGRVQTGWLSLFDIPGERQPVHGDLNRGNVFFEKTSEKVWLLDFEDAPFAMMSRLMELAFVIQRFCLHDEAEPAVVSGRMDQIFEGYGELLPGLEMLPDLWRLWCYRSTVRIFCRVFENRLIFDSSELDKFVHLEQQAMRYASSVRNY, encoded by the coding sequence ATGTCAGTTTTGACTAACGCTCCAGCGTTCTCTTCCTTGGATATCCAGCCGATCCAATTTGTTGTTGATGTGCCTTCGTATCGCGGTGAAACCATCATTGAAGCTGCAAAACAGTTTTCGGTTTTGGGTGATGACATACAAATTGAGGGTGCAGCCTGGCCGGATGAGTTGGGCAACAACATGTATCGGATTACGGGAAAGGGTGGGACTTATATTCTGAAAATCAAGGCCGTGCCCGATGTTGAGCGGCTCAAGTTGAGCGAGGGGATTTACAGATTTCTGGATAAAAAAAGTCCTGATGTACTTATCCCTTTATGTACCAATAAAGGGGAAATGTACCCTTTAGCTGGTGATGGAAGAGTGATTGAATGCCTGCCGTATATTGATGGTCATCATTTTCAAGACGAGCCACAATGCTTGATCAAGTTGGGTGAAGCGCTCAAAAGACTTCATCAGGTTTTGGAGCAAATGCCCTTATCCCATGACGTCGCTGCATCAAGCGAAATATGGGAGCAACGTCTGGATAAAGGGAGAGCTGCATTGGCCGAAGGGATAGCCTGTAGCCGAAATGACGATCTGAACAACTGGTTGGATCGGAATAAGGACTACCTCGGCAGGGTGCAAACGGGGTGGCTGTCCTTATTCGATATCCCCGGGGAGAGACAACCTGTTCATGGTGATCTGAATCGGGGTAATGTTTTTTTTGAAAAGACTTCAGAAAAGGTGTGGTTGCTGGATTTCGAAGACGCCCCCTTTGCCATGATGTCCAGACTTATGGAATTGGCATTTGTTATTCAACGTTTCTGCCTGCATGACGAAGCAGAACCCGCTGTGGTTTCAGGTCGTATGGACCAAATTTTTGAAGGATACGGTGAGTTATTGCCGGGTCTTGAAATGTTGCCCGACTTATGGCGGTTGTGGTGCTATCGAAGTACGGTTCGTATTTTTTGCCGGGTTTTTGAAAATCGTTTGATTTTTGATAGCTCGGAACTCGATAAATTTGTTCATTTGGAACAGCAGGCGATGCGATATGCTTCGTCGGTTCGTAATTATTGA
- a CDS encoding SDR family oxidoreductase, whose translation MSVFDQFLLKDKAVLLTGGYGLLGRHFASVLSQMGASVAVSGRNLDKCREVAREVDGLAIEMDVSNRDSVENGVHAAEREFGGLDGLVNMASFSAPAQAGKSSNRDGFDVVAWERALQVDLTGTFHCCVAAGRGMREKGKGSIINMSSIYGVTAPDQGIYADIVNEDGSPFIKPPGYGVAKAGIANMTRYLATRWSAEGVRVNTLVLGGVFDGQDKGFVRRYEARTPMGRMASPEDCHGPLVFLLSDAASYMTGADLVIDGGWTIW comes from the coding sequence ATGAGTGTATTTGATCAGTTTTTATTGAAAGATAAAGCAGTGCTGCTGACAGGTGGGTACGGTTTGCTGGGACGCCATTTTGCAAGCGTTTTAAGTCAGATGGGCGCTTCGGTAGCTGTAAGCGGTCGGAATCTTGATAAGTGCCGTGAAGTCGCCAGGGAAGTGGACGGGTTGGCAATAGAGATGGATGTTTCCAATCGTGACAGTGTTGAAAATGGAGTGCATGCGGCCGAACGGGAATTCGGAGGCCTTGATGGTCTGGTGAACATGGCTTCATTCAGCGCTCCGGCCCAGGCGGGAAAATCTTCGAATCGCGATGGATTTGACGTTGTAGCTTGGGAGCGGGCTTTACAAGTTGATCTGACGGGGACTTTCCACTGTTGTGTGGCAGCTGGGCGGGGTATGCGTGAAAAAGGAAAGGGCAGCATCATAAATATGTCTTCAATCTATGGAGTAACTGCGCCGGATCAAGGAATTTACGCTGATATTGTGAATGAAGATGGTTCTCCGTTTATCAAACCGCCAGGCTATGGAGTAGCCAAAGCCGGCATAGCCAACATGACACGGTATCTTGCGACACGGTGGTCTGCGGAAGGAGTGCGGGTCAACACCTTGGTCCTTGGCGGAGTTTTTGACGGTCAAGATAAAGGGTTTGTGAGACGATATGAAGCCAGAACGCCTATGGGACGAATGGCCAGCCCTGAAGATTGTCATGGGCCATTGGTGTTTTTGCTTTCAGATGCAGCCTCTTACATGACCGGAGCTGATCTGGTTATAGATGGCGGTTGGACGATTTGGTAA
- a CDS encoding radical SAM/SPASM domain-containing protein produces the protein MFDVNFFRKTLPVKQDIISGASALTPSEIEEHFEAQRNRAPYIFNIETTNACNMSCLMCPRPKLMTRPVQHMKQDLFESLVKQMTPHDSGELELFRDLIAKEYGITADEASENAFYFYTIAQSVVLHGYGEPPLDPKIVSRVQACTDRKIPTYFSCVPANIRMDRFEQLFKAGLGTVKFAMESLDPEEQRRVRGENYDLEKAMQRIGQVIDFKKDHPEVDTRLVVTLVAMSDSDEAVEEHLRFIRFWADYPVLAYVKSQDNRWFYAEEDAKNKSHYLTQYCEFAWTSMSVMAGGEVLPCTQDFNAEMVMGNANEQSLEEIWNSERYRAFRHAHITGEGIEKYKCHGRCDLPKVHDRLGLL, from the coding sequence ATGTTTGATGTTAATTTTTTCCGTAAAACGCTGCCCGTAAAGCAGGATATAATCAGTGGGGCGAGTGCATTAACCCCAAGTGAAATTGAAGAACATTTTGAGGCGCAGCGCAACCGGGCCCCGTATATATTTAATATTGAAACCACAAATGCGTGCAACATGTCATGCCTTATGTGTCCCCGCCCAAAACTTATGACGCGGCCGGTTCAGCACATGAAGCAGGACCTTTTTGAGTCTTTGGTGAAGCAGATGACTCCACATGATTCTGGCGAATTGGAGCTTTTTCGTGATCTGATAGCCAAGGAATATGGAATTACCGCAGACGAAGCATCAGAGAACGCTTTTTATTTTTATACAATCGCGCAAAGTGTTGTCTTACATGGCTATGGAGAGCCTCCTCTGGATCCCAAGATAGTGAGTCGAGTACAGGCCTGTACGGATCGAAAAATCCCTACATATTTTTCCTGTGTGCCCGCTAATATTAGAATGGATCGTTTTGAACAGCTGTTCAAAGCCGGGTTGGGTACGGTCAAGTTTGCGATGGAATCCTTGGACCCTGAGGAGCAACGGCGGGTTCGTGGAGAGAACTATGACCTGGAGAAAGCCATGCAGCGTATCGGGCAGGTCATTGATTTCAAGAAGGATCATCCTGAAGTTGATACTCGTTTGGTTGTCACGCTTGTTGCCATGTCCGACTCCGATGAGGCCGTAGAGGAGCATCTTCGCTTTATTCGATTCTGGGCTGATTATCCGGTGCTTGCCTATGTCAAATCACAAGACAATCGATGGTTTTATGCGGAGGAGGATGCAAAGAACAAGTCTCACTATCTTACACAATATTGTGAGTTTGCATGGACTTCTATGTCAGTAATGGCTGGCGGAGAAGTCCTTCCTTGTACGCAGGATTTCAATGCGGAGATGGTCATGGGCAATGCCAACGAGCAGTCTCTTGAAGAAATTTGGAATAGCGAGCGGTATCGGGCTTTCCGCCATGCCCATATTACCGGCGAAGGAATTGAGAAATATAAGTGTCATGGACGTTGCGATCTACCAAAAGTCCATGACCGTCTGGGGTTGTTGTAA
- a CDS encoding N-acetyl sugar amidotransferase translates to MKKALYGLPEEVRFCTRCVISNQRPGSVVEFKNTGKEPKPTIKFDDEGVCSACRFAEIKENKIDWDLRKKELLELCDWHRSKDGSYDCVVPGSGGKDSVFTAHVLREQYGMNPLTVTWAPHIYTEVGWRNMQNWMRCGFDNMLFTPDAKVHRLLTRLAFENLCHPFQPFIIGQRLIGPRIAALYGIPLIFYGENQAEYGNDIEANDKPTMDPQFFMEEPDLDSLVLGGVLARELVDRYGISINDLNPYLPVQPDRLKKINAEMHYLSYYIKWDPQENYYYASEHCDFEANTMRTEGSYSKYSSIDDRIDPLHYFTTLAKFGIGRATYDAAQEIRNGKITREEGVSLVHRYDTEFPSKDFREITEYMGITEDRFWEVIDAARSPHLWEKVDGDWKLRHQVQNLSI, encoded by the coding sequence GTGAAGAAAGCATTGTATGGACTTCCCGAAGAAGTACGATTTTGCACTCGTTGTGTTATTTCAAACCAGCGTCCTGGGTCGGTGGTGGAATTTAAGAATACAGGGAAGGAACCCAAACCGACTATTAAATTTGATGACGAGGGTGTGTGCAGTGCCTGTCGTTTTGCAGAGATAAAGGAAAATAAAATTGACTGGGATTTGCGAAAAAAGGAACTCCTTGAATTGTGTGACTGGCATCGCAGCAAGGATGGAAGTTATGATTGCGTAGTTCCCGGCAGCGGAGGTAAGGATTCGGTTTTTACTGCCCATGTTTTGAGGGAGCAGTATGGAATGAATCCGCTTACTGTCACTTGGGCTCCTCATATTTATACTGAGGTGGGCTGGCGTAACATGCAGAATTGGATGCGGTGCGGCTTTGATAACATGCTCTTCACACCGGACGCCAAAGTACACCGTTTGCTCACTCGGCTTGCTTTTGAAAATCTTTGCCATCCTTTTCAGCCCTTCATTATCGGGCAAAGGCTTATTGGGCCGCGAATCGCAGCCCTCTACGGTATTCCCCTTATTTTTTATGGAGAAAATCAGGCCGAATACGGTAACGACATTGAGGCGAATGACAAGCCAACCATGGACCCTCAGTTTTTTATGGAAGAACCCGATTTGGACAGTCTTGTTCTTGGTGGTGTTTTAGCCCGTGAACTTGTGGACCGGTATGGAATTTCCATAAATGATCTGAACCCGTACCTTCCGGTTCAGCCGGATCGTCTTAAGAAGATCAATGCCGAGATGCACTACCTGAGTTACTATATTAAATGGGATCCGCAGGAAAATTACTACTACGCCTCGGAACATTGTGACTTCGAAGCTAACACGATGCGTACCGAAGGGTCTTACTCCAAGTATTCATCTATCGATGATCGCATAGATCCGTTGCATTACTTCACGACATTGGCCAAGTTTGGCATTGGCCGTGCGACTTACGATGCGGCTCAGGAAATACGTAACGGTAAGATTACTCGAGAGGAAGGTGTTTCTCTGGTTCATCGTTATGATACTGAATTTCCTTCTAAAGATTTCCGGGAAATCACCGAATATATGGGTATTACTGAAGATCGTTTTTGGGAAGTGATTGATGCTGCCCGCTCTCCGCATCTGTGGGAGAAAGTCGACGGTGATTGGAAATTGCGTCACCAGGTGCAAAATTTGAGCATATAA
- a CDS encoding class I SAM-dependent methyltransferase, protein MEIASPGAKFEHISPCQFLTSEKPFMKYIRTKVYDTKSEPKEIFKVIGKMIGEHLQEKTVEGPFRLLDIGCAAGAFIEYLNDTFSNFQFDGVDVDEDLLKIARESLPKACFNYSDACDLKAFEEDTFDVATYLGTMTIFDDFKPSLSEAIRVLKPGGQLIVFNFFNEHPVDLTVRWQYSGDTDNWNSGYNLFSIKSVSTFLDAHEKVTSFDFTRFELPFDLEPQEDPIRSWTEKNGEGRRIFVNGVGYLDMQILSIKA, encoded by the coding sequence TTGGAAATTGCGTCACCAGGTGCAAAATTTGAGCATATAAGCCCCTGTCAATTTTTAACCAGCGAGAAACCCTTCATGAAATATATTAGAACAAAGGTGTATGACACAAAATCAGAGCCCAAAGAAATCTTTAAGGTTATCGGGAAGATGATTGGTGAGCATTTACAAGAAAAAACAGTTGAAGGTCCGTTTCGCCTTTTGGATATTGGATGTGCCGCTGGAGCATTCATTGAGTATCTGAATGATACATTCAGTAATTTTCAATTTGATGGTGTGGATGTTGATGAGGATTTGCTTAAAATAGCCAGGGAGTCGCTCCCCAAGGCTTGTTTCAATTATTCCGATGCCTGCGACCTGAAGGCCTTTGAGGAAGACACCTTTGATGTCGCCACGTATCTGGGAACAATGACCATTTTTGATGATTTTAAGCCTTCATTAAGTGAAGCGATTAGAGTGCTTAAGCCCGGCGGCCAGCTTATAGTATTTAATTTCTTCAATGAGCATCCCGTGGATTTGACTGTGCGCTGGCAATATAGTGGTGACACTGACAATTGGAATTCGGGATATAACCTTTTTTCCATTAAATCCGTATCTACTTTCCTTGATGCGCATGAAAAGGTGACTTCTTTTGATTTTACGCGATTTGAACTTCCATTTGATCTTGAACCACAGGAAGACCCTATTCGCTCCTGGACTGAAAAGAATGGCGAAGGTCGGCGTATTTTTGTAAACGGCGTTGGTTATCTGGATATGCAGATTCTGAGTATAAAAGCATGA
- a CDS encoding cytidylyltransferase domain-containing protein → MSSASFFSIIPARGGSKSLPRKNVLQLGGKPLLAYTIEASLGCPLIQRTIVSTEDPEIKSIALSYGAEVIDRPYFLATDEAQTHDAVDHVLGVLREQGTVPDHIVLLQPTSPLRNSAHLHESVLAYSDSDAKSLVSVTECEHHPYKSVTKDNGHLRPLFDAKSMEMRRQDLPEAYRISGAIYILPTETFLKEKNFIVDPAMAFPMSAEVSIDVDTALDLALVELVLQQR, encoded by the coding sequence ATGAGTTCGGCGAGTTTCTTCAGCATAATTCCCGCACGGGGGGGATCAAAAAGTCTACCTCGCAAAAATGTGCTTCAACTCGGGGGGAAACCCTTACTGGCATATACCATTGAGGCCAGTCTCGGCTGTCCTTTGATACAGCGAACAATCGTCAGTACTGAAGACCCGGAGATCAAGAGTATTGCCTTATCATATGGGGCCGAAGTTATTGATCGTCCGTATTTTTTGGCTACAGATGAGGCGCAGACACATGATGCCGTCGATCACGTCCTCGGTGTGTTGCGGGAGCAGGGAACGGTGCCGGATCATATTGTTCTCTTGCAACCGACGTCCCCCCTGCGCAATAGTGCTCATCTTCATGAAAGCGTTCTTGCTTATTCTGACTCTGACGCAAAAAGTTTGGTCAGCGTGACGGAATGTGAGCATCACCCATACAAAAGTGTCACCAAGGACAATGGTCACCTGAGACCTCTGTTTGACGCCAAGAGCATGGAGATGCGACGGCAGGATTTACCCGAAGCCTATCGGATTAGTGGTGCCATATATATTCTTCCCACAGAGACCTTCCTGAAGGAAAAAAACTTTATCGTTGATCCGGCTATGGCATTCCCAATGTCGGCTGAAGTAAGCATTGATGTTGATACGGCTTTAGACTTGGCGCTTGTGGAACTTGTTCTGCAACAAAGGTAG
- the hisF gene encoding imidazole glycerol phosphate synthase subunit HisF, whose amino-acid sequence MASVRLIPRLDIKGQNLIKGIHLEGLRVIGEPNKYAQAYYRAGADELLYIDAVASLYGRENLLDIVHHTTRDVFIPITAGGGVRTLTDVQNLLNAGADKVAINTGAVQNPEIIRDIAQQFGSQCVVLSVEAIRQPSGNWEAFTDCGRESTGLDVVDWVQHAESLGAGEILVTSVDKEGTRKGFDINLVQSISSAVSIPVIASGGMGSVDHLMHVVEDGGANAVSMADILHYNRMALEDLRYECVQRGLETRKI is encoded by the coding sequence ATGGCATCAGTTCGACTTATTCCTCGGCTCGATATCAAAGGGCAAAATCTTATCAAGGGTATCCATCTTGAAGGACTTCGTGTCATTGGTGAGCCCAACAAATATGCACAGGCATACTATCGGGCCGGAGCAGATGAACTCCTGTATATTGACGCCGTTGCCAGCTTGTACGGTCGTGAGAACCTCTTAGATATCGTGCATCATACCACGCGTGATGTGTTTATACCCATTACTGCTGGCGGCGGAGTGCGTACATTGACTGATGTTCAAAATTTATTGAATGCCGGAGCAGACAAGGTGGCTATCAACACGGGGGCTGTTCAAAATCCTGAAATAATACGAGATATTGCACAACAATTTGGGTCGCAATGCGTTGTCCTTTCGGTGGAGGCGATCAGACAGCCTTCTGGGAATTGGGAAGCTTTCACAGATTGCGGCAGAGAAAGTACCGGGCTGGATGTGGTCGACTGGGTACAACATGCCGAATCTCTTGGCGCGGGAGAAATCCTCGTCACTTCTGTAGATAAAGAGGGAACACGCAAAGGTTTTGACATTAATCTTGTCCAATCAATATCCAGTGCCGTGAGTATTCCGGTCATTGCCAGTGGCGGGATGGGGAGTGTGGATCATTTAATGCACGTTGTGGAAGATGGAGGGGCCAATGCCGTGTCCATGGCTGACATCCTTCATTATAATCGAATGGCATTGGAAGATCTTCGTTATGAGTGCGTTCAGCGTGGGTTGGAAACGAGAAAGATATGA
- the hisH gene encoding imidazole glycerol phosphate synthase subunit HisH: MSRVTIIDYGVGNLRSVAMALSHCGANVSLASSPEEIVAADRVVFPGVGAFANAMNKLDEMGLTQAIKAYAELERPFLGICLGMQMMFDSSDEFGLTAGLGLIPGTVEKIPSHDGAGKLHKVPHIAWAGLLKPQETPTWKDTLFERTPEGTPMYFVHSYAGNPTDSEYRLADCEYNGRIFCAAVGSGNLYGTQFHPEKSGEAGLVLLRQFLA, encoded by the coding sequence ATGAGCAGAGTTACGATAATTGACTATGGCGTGGGCAATCTGAGAAGTGTTGCTATGGCCCTGTCTCATTGTGGAGCCAATGTTTCTCTCGCTTCGTCGCCGGAGGAGATTGTTGCCGCTGACCGCGTTGTTTTTCCTGGAGTCGGCGCCTTTGCAAACGCGATGAACAAGCTCGACGAAATGGGCTTGACGCAGGCTATTAAGGCTTACGCAGAGTTGGAGCGTCCTTTTTTGGGGATATGTCTGGGAATGCAGATGATGTTTGATTCAAGCGATGAGTTCGGATTGACAGCTGGATTGGGGCTTATTCCTGGCACTGTTGAAAAGATTCCCTCTCATGACGGGGCGGGGAAGCTCCATAAAGTTCCGCACATAGCTTGGGCCGGTTTGTTGAAACCGCAAGAAACTCCTACTTGGAAGGATACTTTGTTCGAGCGAACGCCTGAAGGGACCCCGATGTATTTTGTTCATTCATATGCTGGTAATCCAACCGATTCTGAATACAGGTTGGCCGACTGTGAGTATAACGGGCGGATATTTTGTGCAGCTGTGGGTTCTGGGAATTTGTATGGCACCCAGTTTCATCCAGAGAAGAGTGGTGAAGCCGGACTCGTCCTTTTGCGACAATTTCTTGCATAG
- a CDS encoding radical SAM/SPASM domain-containing protein — MSTFFKADKGYHKYRQAKSITREDHGDLFPEAYWEYRDKWVDNPARQIVEEYPLHLGVEVTTLCNLKCTFCVRTLEIEKGTFRDIKHMSMDVFDSIVEQTSGGKVAGICLNAIGEPLMHPQIVEMVRHVKDAGGYLDTMFHTNAMLLTPELSEGLILAGLDQLIFSVDGSSKEEYERDRVGANYDTVVENVRTFHKIRTRLGSRLPIIRMTMIVRPTTTQESLDKFYKQWESIADIITFQELAEYAEKKAPCENREICSQPWQRLAVDVNGNILPCCEALVYSGKMILGNIKTDNIKDIWKGSKMEKMRSALKKHDYSKYPICKNCSIHT; from the coding sequence ATGTCTACTTTTTTTAAGGCGGATAAAGGTTATCATAAATATCGGCAAGCCAAGAGTATTACCCGAGAAGATCACGGAGACCTTTTTCCTGAAGCATATTGGGAATACCGCGATAAATGGGTTGATAATCCAGCCCGTCAGATTGTCGAGGAATACCCTCTGCATCTTGGCGTTGAAGTTACGACTTTGTGCAATCTGAAGTGTACATTTTGCGTGCGAACACTTGAAATTGAAAAGGGTACCTTTCGGGACATCAAACATATGTCCATGGATGTCTTTGATTCCATTGTCGAGCAGACTTCTGGCGGGAAGGTTGCCGGGATTTGTCTGAATGCCATAGGTGAGCCTCTTATGCATCCTCAGATTGTTGAAATGGTTCGCCATGTGAAGGATGCTGGTGGTTACCTGGACACGATGTTTCATACGAATGCGATGTTGCTGACCCCGGAACTTTCGGAAGGGCTTATTTTGGCTGGTTTGGATCAGTTGATTTTTTCGGTGGATGGCTCAAGCAAGGAAGAATATGAGCGCGATCGAGTGGGCGCAAATTATGACACTGTGGTCGAGAATGTTCGCACCTTTCACAAAATTCGTACCCGCCTTGGAAGCCGTTTGCCAATCATAAGGATGACAATGATTGTCAGGCCTACAACAACACAGGAAAGCCTCGATAAATTCTATAAACAATGGGAATCAATCGCAGATATTATTACATTCCAGGAGTTGGCCGAGTATGCCGAGAAAAAGGCTCCATGTGAAAATCGTGAAATATGCTCACAGCCTTGGCAACGGCTTGCAGTGGATGTGAACGGCAACATCCTTCCTTGTTGCGAGGCCTTGGTTTACTCGGGAAAGATGATTCTTGGTAACATTAAGACCGATAATATTAAGGATATTTGGAAGGGTTCTAAGATGGAGAAAATGCGAAGTGCTTTGAAAAAGCATGACTACAGCAAGTATCCCATCTGCAAGAATTGCAGCATCCATACCTAA
- a CDS encoding TylF/MycF/NovP-related O-methyltransferase, protein MSKEDINIHGGIRTMAPAVRISNLAQRCVTVPDGCFVECGVWRGGCLAVMASIANTDGLNRAVYGFDSFEGLPPQTPEDSEDGQEFVGMCRATEAEVHETFTTWGVSLENTVLKKGWFNETIPEASKDMPSIAVLRLDGDWYESTLTCLEYLYPKIVPGGVIIVDDYLTWTGCKKAVDEYRALHKIDNILIETDPLGEVWWTK, encoded by the coding sequence ATGTCAAAAGAAGATATCAATATCCACGGGGGAATACGTACTATGGCCCCGGCGGTACGAATCAGCAATCTTGCCCAGCGGTGTGTGACCGTGCCGGATGGCTGTTTTGTAGAATGTGGTGTGTGGCGCGGGGGGTGCCTCGCCGTTATGGCATCCATCGCCAACACGGATGGGCTTAACCGTGCTGTTTATGGATTCGATTCTTTTGAGGGTTTGCCCCCTCAGACCCCGGAAGACAGCGAGGATGGTCAGGAATTTGTCGGCATGTGCAGAGCGACTGAAGCGGAAGTGCATGAGACTTTTACGACGTGGGGTGTCTCTTTGGAGAACACTGTTTTGAAAAAAGGGTGGTTCAATGAGACCATTCCTGAGGCAAGTAAAGACATGCCTTCTATCGCAGTCCTTCGCTTGGATGGTGATTGGTATGAATCTACGCTTACCTGTTTGGAATATTTGTATCCCAAGATAGTGCCGGGCGGCGTTATTATCGTGGATGATTATCTTACCTGGACAGGTTGCAAGAAGGCGGTCGATGAATATCGGGCACTCCACAAAATTGACAATATTTTAATTGAAACTGATCCCTTGGGTGAAGTTTGGTGGACGAAGTAG